The Besnoitia besnoiti strain Bb-Ger1 chromosome Unknown contig00014, whole genome shotgun sequence genome contains a region encoding:
- a CDS encoding KRUF family protein (encoded by transcript BESB_026520) — protein sequence MAASSFQPASPSRGWATTREPQCQYARRSALPGPLGFARTVELPGLGVVTYGQLVIRSMQQQVKELREDWASEALFVAQSLGVEMLRRGTPLSAAEMQKASSLARNKFRARSGKGCNSPPSSRGGPPMYEN from the coding sequence ATGGCAGCTTCTTCCTTCCAGCCAGCGTCTCCGTCACGCGGATGGGCTACCACACGTGAACCACAATGTCAGTATGCTCGGAGAAGCGCTCTGCCAGGACCGTTGGGATTCGCGCGTACTGTGGAACTTCCTGGCCTCGGTGTTGTAACTTACGGACAGCTTGTGATAAGGAGCATGCAACAACAGGTCAAAGAACTACGGGAGGACTGGGCGTCTGAAGCTCTGTTCGTGGCGCAGTCTCTAGGAGTCGAGATGCTACGCCGGGGGACTCCTCTATCAGCGGCAGAGATGCAGAAAGCGAGCTCCCTTGCCCGCAACAAGTTTCGGGCGCGCTCAGGGAAAGGCTGCAACTCGCCGCCAAGTTCGAGGGGTGGGCCGCCCATGTACGAGAACTGA
- a CDS encoding uncharacterized protein (encoded by transcript BESB_026530), producing MPIPVQFEWSQCPDAVVFALRIPSLSGSKLARAHKIVSPTYLRVSAPPYLFEVDLFDEIDDTSAETSVSCDQLFLKLKKKTPKLWKAPCASDNSELSPEGLRERRENSIRIYEQRQCERRKQQRNLKYEKQRTAQEEQWRFDREASQWLDSQTELEKARALQLVYGADCDYGQSSLAPDVEKKEDSHRTTDFQSQHTHRVDDVENWPHTLEIENETEDFVAGLVNQSSQVSSEAGQKQQNGHHFDMENASLELTPQSQAEVTSDEQRRSNDADTGECCSSAGAEVPGSVQEKRKIVLSFTSRRDPRLPARGDKLPPFPRDSGHSAAPKGPPHEKPPREGDPDWLRRKGDKLLKNGDIPSAMEAYSEALKLAPSARCFGNQGYCHLLLGKVDEADTQSVGYQGWLMAALIIQANAARFRAVVPRGLQCIEDCKHGLNVLSSTQQVPEGELVPALTREDARLRAILYNRVAVCFLAKGLLDRAVSMLDEALKDVSGISLDQAKLLQSDKDHIHKYVQTSSRVAGLSSKRGDVAEFLCVFSCMTNRATGRSACFWTHGIRDAFRLQHIVGKKKRADGFLRRAIQYNRHAGLATWASKESSAPTEEPTAEEAVELYTQIIDATECNAFYSLLRALHFSNRSLAFLHSRDAKACLLDCEAAAEILKAAGITPEHWPRRNTTQKGTAAVGRTSHLKVPGNSTPVAFAPASGDVLKSLWTKTRLRRAAALEFLGRMEETLEQVSSILSADATHAEATAILTRVEYKMRLASLRSGAGPAGADDTPSSSGGNSGTHGKEDGAPRSASTLAQMECLVAAAGTHLRRHEHEAALELYNRAAAMGRCQPDASDPKSLTSSVLMRVERIRALANAALCHRHLGHEESVVDVASQALQEIGELKNANNPEERVSVPHSELLKIECSCLARRTPLVFPRESCALGSVTASPQLSEETQKSSHVSTGAIRNVFIPTGSPLLRVRCSDMWHSVPSGVGRSLKRLGSSPIT from the exons ATGCCAATTCCTGTCCAGTTTGAGTGGTCACAGTGTCCAGACGCGGTCGTATTCGCTCTGCGTATACCGTCGCTGTCTGGCTCTAAGTTGGCTCGAGCTCATAAAATAGTGTCACCGACCTATCTACGGGTTAGCGCGCCGCCGTACCTTTTTGAAGTGGATCTGTTTGACGAGATTGACGACACAAGCGCAGAGACGTCTGTATCCTGCGACCAGCTTTTTCTGAAACTGAAAAAGAAGACGCCTAAACTATGGAAGGCAccctgcgccagcgacaACTCGGAGCTGAGCCCAGAGGGCCTAcgggagagaagggagaacTCCATCCGAATTTACGAACAACGGCAATGCGAACGAAgaaagcagcagagaaaccTGAAGTATGAAAAACAGCGAACAGCGCAAGAAGAACAATGGCGCTTTGACCGTGAGGCTTCCCAGTGGCTCGACTCTCAAACAGAGCTAGAGAAAGCTCGGGCGCTCCAGTTAGTTTACGGCGCAGATTGCGATTATGGCCAGTCCTCGCTTGCCCCTGACGTAGAAAAAAAGGAGGATTCACACCGTACCACTGATTTTCAGTCCCAGCACACTCACAGGGTTGACGATGTGGAGAACTGGCCACACACTTTAGAGATTGAGAATGAAACGGAAGATTTTGTCGCGGGCCTAGTCAACCAGTCTTCACAAGTGTCATCTGAAGCTGGGCAGAAGCAGCAAAATGGCCACCACTTTGACATGGAAAACGCGAGTTTGGAACTCACTCCACAAAGTCAAGCGGAAGTTACCAGCGATGAGCAGCGCCGCTCCAACGACGCGGACACCGGAGAGTGCTGCAGTTCTGCTGGAGCAGAAGTGCCTGGGTCAGTAcaggagaaaaggaagatTGTTCTAAGTTTCACATCTCGCAGGGATCCTCGACTTCCTGCCCGGGGCGACAAATTGCCTCCTTTTCCAAGAGACAGCGGGCATTCTGCGGCGCCAAAAGGGCCACCGCATGAGAAACCCCCTCGGGAAGGGGACCCGGACTGGCTGAGACGGAAAGGTGATAAGCTGCTGAAGAATGGTGACATCCCAAGTGCAATGGAAGCCTACAGTGAAGCACTGAAGCTCGCACCGAGTGCACGGTGTTTTGGCAATCAAGGTTACTGCCATCTTCTTCTAGGGAAAGTTGACGAG GCAGACACTCAGAGCGTCGGATATCAGGGTTGGCTCATGGCGGCACTAATCATCCAAGCAAATGCCGCACGGTTTCGTGCTGTTGTTCCTCGAGGTCTCCAGTGTATCGAAGACTGCAAGCACGGCCTGAATGTTCTAAGCTCCACTCAGCAGGTGCCGGAAGGGGAACTCGTCCCGGCTCTGACACGTGAGGACGCCCGACTGCGGGCTATTCTCTATAACAGAGTTGCAGTTTGCTTCCTTGCGAAAGGACTGCTTGACCG AGCAGTTTCAATGCTGGACGAAGCACTGAAAGACGTATCAGGGATATCTCTGGACCAAGCGAAGCTTCTTCAGAGCGATAAAGACCACATACACAAGTATGTGCAAACATCGTCTCGCGTGGCTGGCTTATCTTCCAAGCGTGGCGATGTCGCTGAATTCCTGTGCGTCTTTTCCTGCATGACGAATCGAGCAACGGGCCGCTCCGCGTGTTTTTGGACTCATGGCATTCGAGATGCCTTCAGGCTACAGCATATTGtcggaaaaaagaaaagagcCGATGGGTTTCTCCGCAGGGCCATCCAGTACAACAGGCACGCGGGGTTGGCTACTTGGGCATCGAAGGAGAGCTCAGCCCCGACCGAGGAGCCTACTGCAGAAGAGGCAGTTGAACTCTACACACAAATCATCGATGCTACAGAATGCAACGCCTTCTACAGCCTTCTACGTGCACTGCATTTCAGCAACAGatccctcgccttcctgcacAGCAGAGATGCCAAAGCGTGCCTGCTGGATTgcgaagcggccgcggagatcCTGAAAGCAGCCGGCATCACGCCAGAGCACTGGCCTCGACGCAACACCACACAGAAAGGGACTGCCGCCGTCGGGCGTACAAGTCACTTGAAAGTCCCTGGAAACTCAACACCAGTGGCTTTCGCTCCA gcgagcggcgacgtTCTGAAGTCCCTGTGGACGAAAACGCGTCTTCGAAGAGCTGCGGCTTTAGAGTTCCTCGGGCGCATGGAAGAGACGCTGGAGCAAGTGTCGAGTATTTTGAGTGCAGACGCAACGCATGCAGAAGCTACGGCTATTCTGACCAGGGTAGAATACAAAATGCGTCTCGCATCTTTGCGCTCCGGCGCAGGGCCAGCAGGTGCTGACGACACCCCGTCGTCCAGTGGAGGCAACTCGGGGACTCACG GTAAAGAAGATGGCGCACCGCGGAGCGCCTCAACCCTGGCGCAGATGGAGTGTctcgtggctgccgcgggaACTCACCTGCGGAGACACGAACACGAAGCCGCACTGGAGCTTTACAACCGTGCAGCCGCGATGGGGCGTTGCCAGCCCGATGCAAGCGATCCCAAGTCGTTGACAAGCTCCGTCCTTATGCGTGTCGAGCGCATTCGTGCTCTGGCGAACGCTGCACTCTGCCACCGGCACCTTGGTCACGAGGAATCTGTGGTCGACGTCGCGTCTCAA GCCCTTCAGGAGATCGGGGAGCTGAAAAACGCGAACAATCCTGAAGAACGCGTTTCAGTTCCTCACAGCGAACTTCTTAAAATTGAGTGCTCATGCCTGGCGCGACG CACGCCCTTAGTGTTCCCTAGGGAGTCATGCGCGCTCGGCTCTGTGACGGCCTCCCCTCAGCTTTCAGAAGAGACACAGAAGAGCAGTCACGTGAGCACAGGTGCAATCCGCAACGTTTTCATCCCTACGGGGTCTCCccttctgcgcgtgcgctgtTCAGACATGTGGCACAGCGTTCCCTCCGGCGTGGGACGCAGTCTAAAGCGACTGGGTAGCAGCCCCATCACGTGA